Proteins encoded within one genomic window of Calonectris borealis chromosome 1, bCalBor7.hap1.2, whole genome shotgun sequence:
- the TMEM60 gene encoding transmembrane protein 60, with amino-acid sequence MRMSLAQRVLLTWLFTLLFLIMLVLKLDEKAPWNWFLIFIPVWIFDTILLVMLIVKMAGRCKSGFDPRNGSQNIKKKAWYLIAMLLKLAFCLALCAKLQRFTTMKLAYVFIPLWALLIGGMIELGYNIFYVRRD; translated from the coding sequence ATGAGAATGTCCCTGGCGCAAAGAGTACTACTGACATGGCTTTTTACGTTACTCTTCCTGATCATGCTGGTGCTAAAGCTGGATGAGAAAGCACCATGGAACTGGTTCCTCATTTTTATTCCAGTCTGGATATTTGATACTATTCTTCTAGTTATGTTAATTGTAAAAATGGCTGGACGTTGCAAGTCTGGCTTCGACCCCCGCAATGGCTCccaaaacatcaagaaaaaagcCTGGTATCTCATTGCAATGCTACTTAAGTTAGCCTTCTGCCTTGCCCTCTGCGCTAAACTTCAACGATTCACTACGATGAAACTAGCCTATGTATTTATCCCTTTGTGGGCCTTGCTTATTGGAGGTATGATTGAACTTGGATATAATATCTTCTATGTACGAAGAGACTAA